The genomic segment AAGTCGTCTCCACAGCGATGCAGCAAGTGGCCGCAGATGTACTCGGCGTCGTAGCGCTCCGCATCGTTCCGATCGTCGTCGTCCCAGTACCAGACCGATCCGGAATCATCGCCGTGCACCTTCACGGCAATCATGCCGCCTTGGACCGGCCCAACCGCCAGGAAATCGTGGGTGAAACGATCCGAGACCCACATGTTGACAAACGAAAGCTCCTCGAACCAGCTGTTCCGAGCGATCCCGAAGAACGGCTGGTCGACGATGAAACCATGCTCCGGATGCACGCCCGGATGCCTCGGGAACCCACCGTTGGTGGCCATGACGAACCCGCGATACGAGCCGGGCAAGCGGACGTTCAGGTGCTCCTCCACCTTGTGGACGGCCGCTTCGGACACCTCTTGCAGCGGTACCAGCGGAACGTATTCGTCGGCCGAACCCGTCGGCAGTTCCAGCCCCGTCCGATGCCGGTTCACCTCGAGGGTGGCGACCCCACCACCGTGTCGAAACGAATCATGCAGCGAGCTGGGCACCAGCGCGAGCCTGCGCGATCCCGCGAGGTGCGCCCAAACCCAACCCTCCGGCGTGTGCGGGACGGGGCCACGCCGCTCGGCCAGCGGATCAGCGGCGAGCAGCAGCAATTCGTTGGCCGCGAGCACGTCGGTGACCCTGACCTCGTCGACGGCAAGGCCCGGTGGCGGCGGCGGCATTTCCACCACGGCACGCGCGTACGGAATCCAGTCCGGAAAACCACGCAGGTCGATGTACACGCCATCCGGATACAGCGCGCGCAGCTCTGGGTTCGTGGGCTGAAACATCTGCCCAGCCAGCGAACTCACCGGGAATTCTTCACGAGGCTGAGACATGATTCCCCACAACGTGCCCGGGTCGAGGTCAATGCTCATCGTAGTCACCACGGCACAGCTGGACCGACGTGCCTCAGATGCCATCGGTGTCCCCCGCCGTCCGGACGAAGTCCGGCGGAACCGCGATCGGCGTGCCGTGAATCGGACCGGTGTATGTCGCGTCGCCCTGCTGGTGATTGTCCTTGAGTTTGCTCGGCGACCACTCACCGGGCCGCGGCGTCCGTGTCAACGATTCGACGGAGCTGGGTGGCGTCGGTGGTTCCGACTCGGCGTCCGATCCAGCCGGCGCCGGCGGCTCACCACGACTGTCCGCGGGTGACGCAACGGTCCCGGTACCGGCGCTGTTCGCAGTGGCAACTCCGCCATAGTGCCGCACGGCCTCGTGCACCTCGGTAGGGATCAGGATGAGATGCCGGGCGCCTTCCAGGTGGTGCCAGGTATGCGAATCCTGTAGCGCGGCGAACAGCTCCGGATCGTTCTTGTACATCTCCTTCAGCAGATTGTCGCAGGCGGCGATGTCCTTCTCCCGCAGGGCGTCACCGCGCAGCGCAACACCGTCCGCGCCAACCGGAAGGTCCGGCGGGAGTTCGACCAACACTCGTGCGTACGGCGTGAAGTCAGGGAAGCCATGCAGATTGACGTACACACCCTTGTCCTGCATCTCGGCGGCCAGCTGCGGCTTCCCGTCCGCCGCGATCCTGTCCACCAGGTCGCCGCGGACCGTGACGAGCTGGCCGGCGTACTGACCGTTGCTGATCCTCCTGACCTTGGTTTCGTCGAGACCAACGGCCTCGGCGCCTTGCTCACGCAGATGCTGCACCTGCTCGTCCAGGTTCCTGCCCTGGCTCTGCCGCGACTGGTCGTCCTCCCCCTGCTCAGCGGATGGTTCGTTCGAGCCGGGCTCCCGCGGTGAGCCAAGCGCCGGCCGCTGATCCGCGCCCGGCAGCGAACGGCCGTCGGTGTCGGCCAGATGAGTCTGGTAGTCGGCGAGCATCCGGCGCTGCCATGCCGACAAGGTTGCCGGATCGCGGTCAGCCCAGTCCAGAACCTCCTGCACCCGCTCGGGTGTCAGCCGGTACTCGCCGCGACGCTCCGTTCCGCCCGCGGCGTGATGCCGGGCCGCGTCGTAGAAACTGACCTTACGATCCGAGACCTTCGGCAGCTTCTGGCTCAGGTACTTGTTCGCCCGGGGCAGCGCATTCGGGTTCTGCCGGTCATTGTCGGAGAAGCGTTCCGTTGGCCATCCGTCACCGGCCGGAGGGCGCGCCGAACGTGCCCGCGCATCCGTCTCCACCACGCCGCCAGAACCGCGCGGTTCGCTCGGCGTACCGGTCGGGTGCTCGTCACTGGCCAGCTGGCTGCCGGTCTCGTGGCCGTCGGAGTCGAACGAGCGCCAGCGACCGTCCGGCGGGATGGTGGGGCGGCGGCCGTTGTTCGGGTCGGAGGAGGCGACGACCTCGTTGCCGTGCCGGTCGGTCCAGAGCTTCTCGGTCGGTGCCTTGACCTCGCGGCCGAGCGCCTCGGCGATGCGCCGCGCCGGCGGGTGTTCACCGTGCCCGGCGTCGCAGGCGGACAGTTTGATCCTGTTGTCCCCCAGGGTGATCCGGCCCTCGTCGGCCAGCCGCTGGATGCCCCGGGCGTACTGCTCGGGGTCAGCAGCTTGTCGCCGACCCTGAGGTAGCCGTCCCGGGTGGCATGCGAGTCGAGGTTGACGTAGCCGTCCTCCGGCCGCGCCGCGTCGGTGTACGGCCGCATCTCCGGGTCGCCGGTGAACTCGTACCCGGCCGGTGTCTCGCGGGCGTGCTCCGCCATCGCCGCGTGCGCCTCGTCGTCGGACACCTGCTGCGGCAGCTCGTCCGGCCCGTCGTCGGCCTCCGCGGCCTCGTCACGCCCGTCCTCGTCGGGCAGCTCGTCGCCGTGGCGCCGCTCGCTGCCATCGCCGCCGCGCTGGCCGTCCTCGTCGCGCAGCTCGTCGCCGTGGCGCCGCTCGCTGCCGTCGCCGCCGCGCTGGCCGTCCTCGTCGCGCTGGCGGGGACGCCGCTCGTCGCCGTCCTGCCCGCTTCCCTGATCGCGCTGGTCGCGCTGGTCGTCGCCGTCCTGCCGGCTCCCCTGGCCGCGCTGCTCGTCGCGCTCCGGCGGCGCGTGCCGGCCGCCGACCGGTTCGACGCCGGGCGGTAGGCCGACGCCGGCCGCGCCCTCCGGTACCGGGACCTGCCGGAAGATCTCGTTCTGCTGCTCCTGCAGCCGGGCCGCCTCGGCCGGATCCCCGGTGGTGCGCTGCCGCTCGTAGATCTCGTGGGTGTCCATCTTCGCGGCGAAACTCTCCGGGGTGTGCACCTGCACCTCGAAGACCTGCCCGGTGCGCGGGTCGTGCCAGAAGCTGTTGATTCCCTTGTACTTCTCGCCGCCCCAGGTGTTCTTCGGCTCGACCCACGGCTCGTAGCCCTGCTCCGCCAGGTGGTCGAAGACCTGCTGCGCGCCCGCGCCGTACGACTCGGCGGGCATCTCGACGGTGTAGCGGACGGTGTCCTTCATGCCGTGCGCGATCTCGGGCAGCGTGCTGTCCGGACTCTGCGCGATCTCGTCGGCGAACTTGCGCTTGAACGACTCCTCGCTCTTGCGCGAGTGCTCCTCGCCGACCAACCGGCCACCGGGTACGGACGCCGCCGTGTCCCGCAGGTCCCGGGTGATGCCCGGCTCGTTGCTCTGCGCGTCGGCCAGGATGCCGTCGGCGTAGGCGTTCTCCGCCTCGGTCAGGCTACGACCCTCGCCCCGCCAGCCCACGTCGTCCCGGTCGGCACCGTCCCCCTCGTCGCCACTTTCCCCGGCATCCGCTCGCTCGTCGCCGTCCCCGTCGCTCGGCTCGCCCGCACCGCGGTCCTCGGCATTCGACCCGTCGTCGCCGCGGTCCTCGCCGCCCGGCCCACTCTCGCCACGGCCCCGCCGCCGGGCTCGTCGTCGGCGCCCGGTCGGTCGTCGGCGCCGGCCGGTTCCTCGAAGTTCAGGGGATCGTCGTCGGCGCCCGGTCGGTCGTCGGCGCCGGTCGGTTCCTCCGAGTTCGGGGGGTCGTCGTCGGAGCGGGAGCGCAGGTCGTCACCCGGGCCGGCAGTGGGATCGGTCGGGGTGTCCGGGCCGCGTCCGGGCCCGCTGTCGTGCCACGGATCCGCGTCGTAGTCGCCGGCCCTCGATGCGTCGAAGCGGCGGTCGGCCTGCCAGTCGCTGCCGTCGAACCGGGCGACGATCCGCTCGCTGCCGTCGGCGTTCTGCTGCCAGATCTCGGCACCCTCGGGGATCGGGATCGCGCCGCCGGGCGCGTTCGGGTCGCCGATCTTCACCTCGGGCACCGCGTACCCGTCCATCGAGCTGTTCCGGTGCTGCGGGTCGTAGATCCCGTCGCTGTCGGTGTAGCCGGCGCCCATGAACGGCCCGTACTCCAGCTCGTCCGGCCCGGTCGTCCGGTCATCGTCGACACCCGGCGTGCCCTGCATGTCGTCCGAGAACGCCGGGACGAAGTGCTCCGGATCATCGGCCGGGAACCGCAGCGCGAAGTTGTGGTGCTGCTCCGGGCCGAAGGTGGTGCCGTCGAACGTCAGCGCGTACCCGTCGTAGTTGCGCTCCGGCGTGTTCAACTCGCGGACGTCGTCGTGCCGCGCACCGAACCCGCGCACCGAGTCGTGGTAGTCCCCGTTGTTGAGCATCGACTCCGCGGCGCCGGGGTTGAGCACCTTCTGCACGATGTCGCCCTGCTGGATCGCCGCCTCGTTGCGGATCGCGGCCATCCGGTCCTTGGTCGCCTGGTCGTACGTGTTCGGGTGCCGGCGCCGGTCCTCGTCGAAGCGCTGCCGGCGCTCCTGTGGAGTGTCGCCGGGGACCCCGTGGCGTTCCAGGATCTGGTCGAGTTGGTCGTGGTGCGCCGGCACATCCGGCGCGCTGTCGTCGCCGTACTTCCCTTCGTACTCGGTGCCGTCCGGCAGCTCGATGCGGTGGTCCCGGTCGCTCGGGCCCGGCCCGGCGGGCTCGTCGGTGCCCTCGGCGGGCGGTGGCTGGTCCGCCGCACCGGGCGGCTCGTCTTCGCCGGGCGGGCCGGCCTCGTGGTCGGCGGACCGGGGCCGCCACTCGTCCGGCTCCCCTCCGGCGGGTTCCTCGCCGGGCGCGCGCCCCGCCGGCCGAACACTCTCGTCGCCGGGCCGGTGCCGGAGGTCCTCGCTTCCAGGCCGGGTCCGGGGATCCTCACTTCCGGGCCGGGTCCGGGGATCCTCGCTTCCGGGCCGGTGCCGGGGATCCTCGCTTCCGGGCCGGTGCTGGGGATCCTCGCTTCCGGGCTGGTGGTGTGGGCCCTCGCGGGTCGAGCGGTCGCCGCCTGGCTCGTCACCGGGCCGCGCCGGGCGGCGATCCTCGGCCGGCGGCCCGGTGGTACCGGCCGGATCGGTGGTGCCGGTGCGCTGCTCCGGCACCGGTTCCGGCCGTGGCTCCGCTCCGGGCCGTGTGGCCCCGAGCCCCGGGCCCGGCTCCGGCGGCGCCCCGGAGCCCTGCTCCGGCCGTCCGGCGGACTCGGGCCGTGGTCCCGCCGGGCCGGAACCATCCGGCCGGGCGGTCGGTTCCGCGGCGGGCGGTCGCGCGGTCGAAGCCGGGCCCGCGTCCAGCTCCGGCCGCGACGTCGAAGCGGGGCCCGCCTCGGGCCGCGACCCCGCAACAGAACCCGACTCGGGCCGCGTGATCGAAGCAGGCCCCGGCTCGGGTCGCGACCCCGAAACAGGACCCGACTCGGACCGCGAAGTCGGTTCGGTGGGCGTCGGTCCCGGGCGGGCCGCCGGCTCCGCGGTGCGCTGGCCCGGCACCCCGGGCCGCCGCTCGACCGGGTGGCTCTGCTCGCCCGAGCCGGCCGACCGCGGCGCCGGTGGTCGACCGCTGCCGGGCTCGCCCGGCAGCGGCGCACCGTCCGGGCGGCCGGACGAGCCGGGCTCGCGCGCCGCCTCCGCCGGCCCACCGCGGTACCCGTGCCCCCCGTCGCCGCCACCGCCGGATCGTGGCGCCGAGCCGCCCGTACCGCCCCGAGCGCCACCCGGCCCGCCGCCGGAACCGCCCACCCCACCGAGGCCGACGCCCGGCAGGCCACCGGCCACCGGTCCGCCGCCGGCACCGGTGCTGGCGGCCGGATCGGCCGCCCGCGGTGCCTGTTGCGGCGCGGGGGTGGGCGTCGGTGCCAGTACGGTCGGTTCGCCAGCCCCGCCGGCGTCCGCCAGCGCGGAACCACCGGTGCCGGGCCGCGCCGTACCGCCGCTCGGGCCGCCCGACCCGCCGCCGTGGCCACCGCCCAGGCCGGTCGGGCCACCGCCGGCCCCCACACCGGAGCCCGAGTCGACCGATCCGCCGGCGTCGCCGTGCGACGACTCGCGGCCCGAGCCGGAGCCGGACGACTCGTGGTACGCCGCCTCGGCGTGCGCCGGTTCATGCTGCGCGGACTCGGCGTGAACCGGCTCGGCGTGAACCGGCTCGGTGTGGGCCGGCTCGGTGTGGGCCGGCTCGGGGTGGGCCGGCTCGGCCCGGGTCGGCTCCGAGTACGCGGTGGGCTCGGTCCGGGCTGGCTCGGCGGAGCCGTTCAGCGCGCTGTGGATCGGGTCGTGCGGCGCGGTGTCGGTGCGCTCCACCGGCTGCTCGTTCCGGGTCGGCGCCTCCTCGGACGAGGTGCCCGAGCGGGGCTCCTCGGTCCGCTGCGCCCCCTCCGACCCATCGGACGGTTCCCGGGCCGGCTCCTCCGACCCGCCCGACGGCTCCCGACCCGGCCCTTCCGAGCCACCGGACGGGTCGCCGCGCGCTTCCCCGGTACCCGAACCACCCGGCTCGGCGCCGCGGTGACCGCCGGGCTCGCCCCCGCCGGAACCACTCGGCTCGCCCCCGCCCGAACCGCCCGCCTCGCCACCGCGATAGCCGCCGGACTCCGCCCCACCCGAACCGCCGGGCTCGTCGCCGCTGCCGGTACTGCCCGGCTCACCGCCGCCGGTACCGCCGGGTTCGTCGCCGAAGCCGGGTGGCGGCGGCACCTCGTCGCCGCCGCGACCGCCGCTCTCCGGCCCGCCGCGCTCACCGGGCGGGCCGCCCGGCTCGTGCTCCGACCCACCGCCCTCCTCGCCGCGGTGCCCGGCGAGGCCACCGGCCGCGCCGGAGGTACCGGCCTTGAGCAGGCTTTCCGGGTCGAGCGACTGGCCGTGCGCCGCGGCGTCGGCGATCCCGCCGGCCACACCACCGAGGGCGCCGTTGACCACCTCGCCGCCGAGGGTGTGCGCGAAGCCACCGGCGGCCTTCCCGAACCCGACGCCGGCCAGACCGCCTGCGGCGCCGGTGATCGCGCCGTCGATGACGTCGCCCTGGACCTTGCTCCAGTCGAGCGAGGTGCGGTGCCCCTCACCGATCTGCACCAGCTGGATCGCGACGTCGGTCAGGACGTTCTGGATGATGTTCATGACGATCGCCTTCAGCACCTGCTGGGCGATCGTGCGGACGGTGATCTGGGTGGCGACCTCGGCGACCGGGATGCCGGCGGTCGAGGCGCCGAACGTCTCGATCGCGTTCGCCAGCATGATGGCGATCTGGATGGCGAGGATGATCAGTGCCGCGATGAACTGGTACTTCGCGTACTCGATCTCGGTACCGGTGCTGTCGCAGTGCTGCCCGAGGCCCTCCAGCAGCTTCGCCAGCTTCTCGATGTAGCCGTCCTCGCCGCCGGTGCCCGAGGTGTACTTCGACCAGTACTGCCCGAGGTTGTCCGCGGCCTGCCCCTGCATGCCGGCCAGCACGTGGTAGTAGGCGCTGTCGCCCTGGTCGATCAGCTCGCGGAGCTCGCCGGCGGCGGTGTTGTAGGCCTCGGCCATTCGCCACATGCCGTCTTCGTCGCCCTCGGGCCAGTCGGACCCGACCACCCACTCCAGCCACTTCAGTTCGGACGGCAGCTCCATCCCCACGACAGAGGCCCTCCCGTCCGCTCCCGACCGGCATCGGATCGCGAGCCGCGGCGGCGGGCGAAGCACGCGGCAGCCGCCACGGCACGCAGCTCGGACGATCGACGCACCGATCATGACAGAAGTGCGCAAGCGTGACGCGGCGTTCGAATCAGTCGATCGCGATGCGCTCGATCCGTTGCGGGGACGGTCGATCACGCCATCCCGGACCGACCGGGTAGTGCCGGTGCTCGGCGATCACCTCGGTCACCGCGGACTCCGGCACCTCGCCGGTCCAGTCGCCCCGGTCGACCATGCGCATCGCCACCACACCCGGGTACGCGTCGTTCCCGGCCCGGACGAGGTAGCGCCCGTCCCGCTGGCCGACCACCGCGATCCGGTGCCCGCGCACCAGCACGTACGTCACCCGGCCGTACAGGTCGTCCAGCTCGGCGCGCGGGATCAGCCGGGCGTACTCGCCGCCGGGCAGGCCGGTCGGGTCGAAGCCGTCCGCGAGCGCGGTGGCATTCCTGGTGTACGCGGTCGTCGGTTCGGCCGCCCAGCTCGCCGACCGGCACACCCGGCCACGGAACACCGCCCGCGAGTACGTCAGGCCGGCCCCGACCGGCGCCGGATCGGGCGGCGTCGCGGCCAGCGCCGCGCGGACCCGCGCCACCGTCCCGGAATCTGCCGTCGGATCGCCGTGCGGGCGCGCGATCCACCGCAGGAAAGCCGGCTCCGGCGCCACCGCGTGCTCGGTCGCGTAGTACGTCAGCCGGTCCGACCAGACCCAGGTACCGTCGGTGCGCACCACCGGCCGCAGCACCGCGCCGCGGGCGGCGTCCAGCTGGTCGACATCGCGTACCGACGAGTCGAGCACCACGGCACCCGCCGCCAGGTAGTCCGACACCCGGCGCCGATCGGCCGGGGCGAGGCGGCGGAGCCGATCCGCCCGCGGCACCCAGAACCGCGGGCCGAACACCATCGCCACCCGCGGCCACACCTCGGTCACCAGCACCCCCGGATCGCCCGACCTGGCGTCTCAGCTTCGCACGGCTGGCGGCGGCCGGGCGCTGGCGCGCCCGAGCCCCACCGCGCCGGTAACGGCAGGCGGGGCCCGGGACGGTCAGCGACCCGGCGGGCGCGGCGGCGGGCCGCCGGCCTGCGCTCCGGGCGGCTGCGGCCACAACGGCTGCGCCGGTGTGGGACCACCGGGCCCCGGTGGTCCCGGAACCGAACCACCGACCGGCGGCGCCCCGGGCGGCGACCCCGATGGAGGCCCCGGCGCCCCGGGCGGCGGCGCCGGAGATCCGGCGATGCCGGTCGGCGTCGGGCTGGACCCGGCTGGCGGCATCCCGCCCGGCACGGTCGGCTGCTGGTATCCGCCCGGCTGCGCCGCCCCGTACGCCCCGGGCAGGCCCGGATATCCGCCGGGCCCCGCCGCGCCCACGGGCGGACCGCCGCCGCGCCCCGATCCGTTGCCGCGACGGCGCCGACGGCCGGCGAGCACCACGATCAGCACGATGATGCCAACGACCACCAACAACCCGACGACCGCGAACGTGATCCAACCCCGGGTACTGATGTGCGCGTGGAACGCGCCCGCGGTGCGCACCGGATGGGTCGCGGTCGAACCCGCGCTGGCGCCGCCGCCGGTACCGCCGCCGAGCGGGTTCTTCGTCACCGTGGGCACGTCCTTGGTCAGCGCGTCCACCGGCCGCACCGTGCCGTAGCCGAAGTAGTTGTCCCGGCCCGGATCACCCTGGTCCTTCGCCGTCTCGACCAGCCGGTTGATCACGTTGGCCGCGTCGAGCTTCGGGTACTT from the Actinocatenispora thailandica genome contains:
- a CDS encoding HNH endonuclease, with the protein product MLADYQTHLADTDGRSLPGADQRPALGSPREPGSNEPSAEQGEDDQSRQSQGRNLDEQVQHLREQGAEAVGLDETKVRRISNGQYAGQLVTVRGDLVDRIAADGKPQLAAEMQDKGVYVNLHGFPDFTPYARVLVELPPDLPVGADGVALRGDALREKDIAACDNLLKEMYKNDPELFAALQDSHTWHHLEGARHLILIPTEVHEAVRHYGGVATANSAGTGTVASPADSRGEPPAPAGSDAESEPPTPPSSVESLTRTPRPGEWSPSKLKDNHQQGDATYTGPIHGTPIAVPPDFVRTAGDTDGI
- a CDS encoding HNH endonuclease, which gives rise to MSIDLDPGTLWGIMSQPREEFPVSSLAGQMFQPTNPELRALYPDGVYIDLRGFPDWIPYARAVVEMPPPPPGLAVDEVRVTDVLAANELLLLAADPLAERRGPVPHTPEGWVWAHLAGSRRLALVPSSLHDSFRHGGGVATLEVNRHRTGLELPTGSADEYVPLVPLQEVSEAAVHKVEEHLNVRLPGSYRGFVMATNGGFPRHPGVHPEHGFIVDQPFFGIARNSWFEELSFVNMWVSDRFTHDFLAVGPVQGGMIAVKVHGDDSGSVWYWDDDDRNDAERYDAEYICGHLLHRCGDDFEDFWASLRLVPEPLLGVVRSAVDNGHAQLVDDPDAGASLPPAEQP